One window from the genome of Variovorax sp. PAMC26660 encodes:
- a CDS encoding class I SAM-dependent methyltransferase, with translation MAASDKVFAGSIPKFYDTLMVPLIFEAYAIDLAELVAAFSPGSVLETAAGSGVVTRALAPKLGADARYVVTDLNQAMLDYAVTRQASDSRIEWRQADALALPFEAASFDVVCCQFGVMFFPNRVAGYAEARRVLRPGGRFVFNVWDRIEENAFADDVTNAVAAVFPHDPPRFLARTPHGYHDIALIREDLSRAGFTDIEIETREKMSRAPSAREVATAYCQGTPLRNEIEARDASLLQLATDRATEAIASRSGEGPVAGKIQAHVIVAAG, from the coding sequence ATAGCTGCAAGCGACAAGGTGTTCGCGGGCTCGATCCCGAAGTTCTACGACACGCTGATGGTCCCCCTGATCTTCGAGGCCTATGCCATCGACCTGGCGGAGCTTGTCGCTGCCTTCTCGCCCGGCTCGGTGCTTGAAACGGCGGCCGGCAGCGGCGTGGTCACGCGGGCGCTTGCGCCCAAACTCGGCGCCGACGCACGCTACGTGGTGACCGACCTCAACCAGGCCATGCTCGACTATGCCGTCACCCGGCAGGCATCCGACAGCCGCATCGAGTGGCGGCAGGCGGACGCGCTGGCCCTGCCGTTCGAAGCAGCCTCGTTCGACGTCGTCTGCTGCCAGTTCGGCGTGATGTTTTTTCCCAACCGGGTCGCCGGTTACGCCGAGGCGCGTCGCGTGCTGAGGCCAGGCGGGCGCTTTGTCTTCAATGTCTGGGACCGCATCGAAGAGAACGCCTTTGCCGACGACGTCACCAACGCCGTCGCCGCGGTGTTTCCGCACGACCCTCCGCGATTCCTCGCCCGCACGCCGCACGGCTATCACGATATCGCACTGATCCGCGAGGATTTGAGCCGCGCAGGGTTCACCGACATCGAGATCGAAACGCGCGAGAAGATGAGTCGCGCGCCCTCGGCACGCGAGGTGGCCACTGCCTATTGCCAGGGAACGCCGCTGCGCAACGAAATCGAGGCGCGCGACGCCAGCTTGCTTCAGCTCGCGACGGACCGCGCGACGGAGGCCATCGCCAGCCGCAGTGGCGAAGGCCCGGTGGCCGGCAAGATTCAGGCGCATGTGATCGTGGCGGCGGGATAG
- the gspD gene encoding type II secretion system secretin GspD gives MRRWTVACCIGMAALPLSAAGATTSAPAPAARVADRAPAPQPARSGKDEKVVLNFIDADITSVVSALARFLGRNFLFDPRVKGQITLVSEGEVPAATAYGMLASALRMRGFAIVDVGEVSRVVPVADAKMQGGSVNTRNPGGGLATRTFRLNYENAEAMVPVLKPLIAAENTITAYQANNTLVVTDYIDNLERLARIIESIDTPTSLDSEVIKLKNGVAVDIAGLATELLEGSGDKGKRDIVVLADPRSNSIVIRSSSPGRTSLARELVAKLESVQSDPGNLHVVYLRNAQAVHLSGVLRGLLTGESPDPATSGSGSVRAALGAGGMLGGAGGANGAGNGAANSSAASRSTGGASGTTGSSGSSSSTGGGLRGVSGAGGSGSQTGAAGGGSGSAAFSAGGVTVQADASTNTLIIAAPEPMYRSLRRVIDTLDQRRAQVLVESLIVEVTETDASELGIQWMAGGGNGRGVRAGTNFGGATLNPNARNTIEAMPRGLNIGIVDGTVNLPGVGEILNLKLLARALQTKGGANILSTPNILTLDNEAASIMVGKTVPFVSGQYITNGNSSTNPFQTIQREDIGLKLNIRPQISEGGTVKLDIYQEVSSIDDQASSAASGIVTNKRALDTSILVDDGQIMVLGGLMEDNVTNGTDAVPGLGSLPVLGNLFRYDKRQRVKTNLMIFLRPYVIRDADASRNLTLDRYNFMRARQGRSRPMPHGLLPDLGGPALPPSDVPTAGRTPEVDLRPQNWERTREQAPPPTASASQTRQMPAELAPPPPVTRSQLPRGVTVDSDPAALYGGANDKLAVVQIADAKDEQDAVRIVKRVRISGIGAYIVGGPGGEGNMVRADVPRDPQSVDNAITVLRELGYRPEMVVAP, from the coding sequence ATGCGCCGATGGACCGTGGCCTGTTGCATCGGCATGGCAGCCTTGCCGTTGAGTGCGGCCGGCGCGACAACCAGCGCACCTGCGCCCGCGGCCCGTGTCGCGGACCGCGCACCCGCGCCGCAACCCGCCCGCAGCGGCAAGGACGAGAAGGTGGTCCTGAACTTCATCGATGCGGACATCACCTCCGTGGTCTCGGCGCTGGCCCGGTTCCTGGGCCGCAACTTCCTGTTCGACCCGCGCGTGAAAGGGCAGATCACGCTGGTCTCCGAAGGCGAGGTGCCTGCGGCCACGGCCTACGGCATGCTGGCATCGGCGCTGCGCATGCGCGGCTTTGCGATCGTCGACGTGGGCGAGGTCAGCCGCGTCGTGCCCGTGGCGGACGCCAAGATGCAGGGCGGTTCGGTCAACACGCGCAACCCCGGCGGCGGGCTGGCCACGCGCACCTTCCGGCTGAACTACGAGAACGCCGAGGCGATGGTGCCGGTGCTCAAGCCGCTGATTGCGGCCGAGAACACCATCACTGCCTACCAGGCCAACAACACGCTGGTGGTGACCGACTACATCGACAACCTCGAACGGCTGGCCCGCATCATCGAGAGCATCGACACGCCGACCTCGCTGGACTCGGAAGTCATCAAGCTGAAGAACGGCGTGGCGGTGGACATCGCCGGGCTCGCCACCGAACTGCTGGAAGGCAGCGGCGACAAGGGCAAGCGCGACATCGTGGTGCTGGCCGATCCGCGCTCCAACAGCATCGTCATCCGCTCCAGCAGCCCGGGGCGAACCTCACTGGCCCGCGAGTTGGTCGCCAAGCTCGAAAGCGTGCAGAGCGATCCGGGCAACCTGCACGTGGTCTATCTGCGCAATGCGCAGGCGGTGCATCTGTCGGGCGTGCTGCGCGGGCTGCTCACGGGTGAGTCGCCGGACCCGGCCACCAGCGGCAGCGGTTCGGTGCGCGCGGCGCTGGGCGCGGGCGGCATGCTCGGCGGTGCCGGGGGCGCGAACGGTGCGGGCAATGGCGCCGCAAACAGCAGCGCCGCAAGCCGGAGCACCGGCGGTGCAAGTGGCACGACCGGCAGCAGCGGCAGCAGCAGCTCGACGGGTGGCGGCCTGCGCGGCGTCAGCGGCGCGGGTGGCTCCGGCAGCCAGACCGGCGCAGCGGGTGGTGGCAGCGGCTCCGCCGCCTTCTCGGCCGGCGGCGTCACCGTGCAGGCCGACGCCTCCACCAACACGCTGATCATTGCCGCGCCCGAGCCCATGTACCGCAGCCTGCGCCGCGTGATCGACACGCTGGACCAGCGGCGCGCGCAGGTGCTGGTCGAAAGCCTGATCGTCGAAGTGACCGAGACCGATGCTTCGGAGCTGGGCATTCAGTGGATGGCCGGCGGCGGCAACGGGCGTGGGGTGCGCGCAGGCACGAATTTCGGCGGCGCCACGCTCAACCCGAACGCGCGCAACACCATCGAGGCCATGCCGCGCGGCCTGAACATCGGCATCGTCGACGGCACCGTCAACCTGCCGGGCGTGGGCGAGATCCTCAACCTCAAGCTGCTGGCGCGCGCGCTGCAGACCAAGGGCGGCGCCAACATCCTGTCGACGCCCAACATCCTCACGCTGGACAACGAAGCGGCCTCGATCATGGTGGGCAAGACCGTGCCCTTCGTGAGCGGTCAATACATCACCAACGGCAACAGCAGCACCAACCCCTTCCAGACCATCCAGCGCGAGGACATCGGCCTGAAGCTGAACATCAGGCCGCAGATTTCCGAAGGCGGCACGGTCAAGCTCGACATCTACCAGGAGGTCTCGAGCATCGACGACCAGGCATCCAGCGCGGCCAGCGGCATCGTCACGAACAAGCGGGCGCTCGACACCAGCATCCTGGTCGACGACGGCCAGATCATGGTGCTCGGTGGGCTGATGGAGGACAACGTCACCAACGGCACCGACGCCGTGCCGGGCTTGGGCTCGCTGCCGGTGCTGGGCAACCTGTTTCGCTACGACAAGCGCCAGCGGGTCAAGACCAACCTGATGATCTTCCTGCGGCCCTACGTGATTCGCGATGCCGACGCGAGCCGCAACCTCACGCTCGACCGCTACAACTTCATGCGCGCGCGGCAGGGACGCTCGCGGCCGATGCCCCACGGCCTGCTGCCCGATCTCGGCGGACCCGCCTTGCCCCCGTCGGACGTGCCCACGGCAGGCCGCACACCCGAGGTCGACCTGCGTCCGCAGAACTGGGAGCGCACACGCGAGCAGGCACCGCCGCCCACCGCGTCGGCCAGCCAGACGCGGCAGATGCCGGCGGAACTGGCCCCGCCGCCACCGGTGACGCGCTCGCAGCTGCCTCGGGGCGTGACGGTGGATTCGGACCCCGCCGCGCTCTATGGAGGCGCCAACGACAAGCTCGCCGTGGTGCAGATCGCCGACGCCAAGGACGAACAGGATGCGGTGCGCATCGTCAAGCGGGTGCGCATCAGCGGCATTGGCGCCTACATCGTGGGCGGGCCGGGCGGGGAGGGCAACATGGTGCGCGCAGACGTTCCGCGCGATCCGCAGTCGGTGGACAACGCCATCACCGTGCTGCGCGAACTCGGCTACCGGCCGGAGATGGTGGTGGCGCCATGA
- the gspK gene encoding type II secretion system minor pseudopilin GspK: MPHEPGGVKAGDCPSAREHERGMAVVSALLIVAVIAVLAASLLGRQSAFIRTTQGEQFRAQARWLLRGEVSQAQRTLRAEAVREPTTRLDGLWNQSFSRQGSGQVAADGGRLVSEITDEQGKFNLRNLVDRGRIDPEEAEVFTRLCALVGVPAPQAQSIMRRVVVSLGDADVQSSGTVPDAVRAQAAKLAESLGLPAELPRTAQAPRLRALEDLLAVPGVDASVLARLTPFVTVLPERTWINSNTASPEVVASGVPGLSLERARALLAARDKGQWFINRGDFTQRLRMPEQDLAELRIGITSNWFRVASVLDTVRTKFVLTVLLHDDKRSLPRVVWLREGV, encoded by the coding sequence ATGCCCCACGAACCGGGGGGCGTGAAGGCGGGCGACTGTCCGTCTGCGCGAGAACACGAGCGCGGCATGGCGGTGGTGAGCGCATTGCTGATCGTCGCGGTGATCGCGGTGCTGGCGGCCAGCCTGCTGGGGCGGCAGTCGGCCTTCATCCGTACCACGCAGGGCGAGCAGTTCCGCGCGCAGGCCCGGTGGCTGCTGCGTGGCGAAGTGAGCCAGGCACAGCGCACGCTGCGTGCCGAGGCGGTGCGCGAGCCGACCACCCGGCTCGACGGGCTGTGGAACCAGTCTTTCTCGCGGCAGGGCTCGGGGCAGGTGGCAGCGGATGGAGGGCGGCTGGTCAGCGAGATCACGGACGAGCAGGGCAAGTTCAACCTGCGCAATCTGGTGGACCGGGGGCGCATCGACCCCGAAGAGGCCGAGGTGTTCACGCGCCTGTGCGCGCTGGTGGGCGTGCCCGCGCCGCAGGCGCAGTCGATCATGCGGCGCGTGGTCGTGAGCCTGGGCGACGCGGATGTGCAATCGTCCGGCACCGTGCCGGACGCCGTCCGCGCGCAGGCGGCCAAGCTCGCCGAAAGCCTCGGCCTGCCGGCGGAGCTGCCGCGCACCGCACAGGCGCCCCGGCTGCGCGCGCTGGAAGACCTGCTGGCCGTGCCCGGCGTGGACGCCAGCGTGCTCGCAAGGCTGACGCCCTTCGTGACCGTGCTGCCTGAGCGCACCTGGATCAACTCGAACACCGCGAGCCCGGAAGTCGTGGCCTCTGGCGTGCCGGGGCTTTCGCTGGAGCGCGCCCGCGCCTTGCTGGCGGCGCGCGACAAGGGCCAGTGGTTCATCAACCGTGGCGACTTCACCCAGCGCCTGCGCATGCCGGAGCAAGACCTGGCCGAGCTGCGCATAGGCATCACCAGCAACTGGTTTCGCGTGGCGAGCGTGCTCGACACCGTGCGCACGAAGTTCGTGCTGACGGTCCTGCTGCATGACGACAAGCGTTCGCTGCCGCGCGTGGTGTGGCTGCGGGAGGGCGTGTGA
- the gspG gene encoding type II secretion system major pseudopilin GspG — translation MAARSTRCRAGRRSVSPLQRGFTLIELMVVLVIIGVLAALIVPSLMDRPDQARATAARQDVAAIMQALKLYRLDNGGYPSGAQGLRALVEKPTAGKPPANWRTYLERLPADPWGNAYQYLNPGTHGEIDVFSLGADGEPGGEKANADIGSW, via the coding sequence ATGGCCGCACGTTCAACCCGTTGTCGCGCAGGTCGGCGCTCCGTTTCCCCGCTGCAGCGCGGCTTTACCCTCATCGAACTGATGGTGGTGCTGGTCATCATCGGGGTGCTGGCCGCGCTCATCGTGCCCAGCCTGATGGACCGGCCCGACCAGGCCCGCGCCACCGCCGCCAGGCAGGACGTGGCCGCGATCATGCAGGCGCTGAAGCTCTATCGTCTGGACAACGGCGGCTACCCCAGCGGCGCGCAAGGCCTGCGCGCGCTGGTCGAAAAACCCACCGCCGGCAAGCCGCCGGCCAACTGGCGCACCTACCTGGAGCGCCTGCCCGCCGATCCCTGGGGCAATGCCTACCAATACCTGAACCCGGGCACCCACGGCGAGATCGACGTGTTTTCGCTGGGCGCCGATGGCGAGCCCGGCGGCGAGAAAGCCAACGCCGACATCGGCTCCTGGTAG
- the gspM gene encoding type II secretion system protein GspM encodes MLRRLAPARQWMREGSTRWQALSARDRLAVGGAALVMTLAVLWLAFAKPALENITRWQHDLPKLRAQSAELDQVLSDVPTAQPVAGASESPQASLDRVGLQGLYRIDVIVADAPPTTGKAPPAKAWRIEFVKPVAAARLFPWLRAVSARTDIELIGAVLDRTDGAAADPAAGPQGHVRGVVDLQSTALYKDGP; translated from the coding sequence ATGCTTCGTCGCCTGGCCCCGGCACGGCAATGGATGAGGGAAGGCTCGACCCGATGGCAAGCGTTGTCAGCACGCGACCGTCTCGCCGTCGGCGGCGCAGCCCTCGTGATGACGCTCGCCGTGCTGTGGCTGGCCTTCGCGAAGCCGGCGCTGGAGAACATCACGCGCTGGCAGCACGACCTGCCAAAACTGCGCGCGCAATCCGCCGAACTCGATCAGGTGCTCTCGGATGTGCCCACCGCGCAACCTGTTGCCGGCGCAAGCGAGTCGCCGCAGGCCAGCCTGGACCGCGTGGGCCTGCAAGGTCTCTACCGCATCGATGTGATCGTGGCCGATGCACCCCCAACCACCGGCAAGGCGCCACCAGCAAAGGCATGGCGGATCGAGTTCGTCAAGCCCGTTGCCGCCGCAAGACTCTTCCCCTGGTTGCGGGCAGTGTCTGCCCGCACCGACATCGAACTCATCGGCGCTGTGCTCGACCGCACGGACGGCGCCGCCGCAGACCCTGCCGCCGGCCCGCAAGGGCATGTGCGCGGCGTGGTGGACCTGCAGTCCACCGCACTCTACAAGGATGGCCCGTGA
- the gspF gene encoding type II secretion system inner membrane protein GspF, translated as MARFEFEAATAGGEIQRGTTEGESARSVRAQLRERGLTPLDIREKAASGGALAWLSPKLGAADLCWATRELSSLLGARLPLEAALVATIEQAERKHMADSLSAVCDSVRAGMRLADALGERPRDFPQIYRALVSAGEDSGDLARVMERLADYLENRDNLRGKVLTAFIYPAIVGFVSLCIVVFLLGYVVPQVIGAFAQARQELPAITRFMLAASAFVREWGWLTAGLIVGAWVLARASLRDAGRRLRWHGLILRMPMVGRYALGVDTARFASTLSILMDAGVPLLRALEAARQTLVNEWLKRCVLEATGRVKEGTPLAAALKAQKIFPSNLVHLVASGEKTGALAAMFERAALNLSRDLERRAMRLTTLLEPVMILAMGGVVMLIVLAVLMPIMEINQMVH; from the coding sequence ATGGCACGTTTCGAGTTCGAGGCCGCCACTGCCGGCGGCGAGATCCAGCGCGGCACCACCGAGGGCGAGTCCGCGCGGTCGGTGCGTGCGCAACTGCGCGAGCGCGGCCTCACGCCGCTGGACATCCGCGAGAAGGCGGCCAGCGGCGGTGCGCTCGCATGGCTGAGCCCCAAGCTCGGCGCGGCCGACCTGTGCTGGGCCACGCGCGAACTGTCGAGCCTGCTGGGCGCGCGCCTGCCGCTGGAAGCCGCATTGGTCGCGACCATCGAGCAGGCCGAGCGCAAGCACATGGCCGACTCATTGAGCGCCGTGTGCGACAGCGTGCGCGCCGGCATGCGACTGGCCGATGCGCTGGGCGAGCGGCCGCGCGACTTTCCGCAGATATACCGCGCACTGGTGAGCGCGGGCGAAGACTCGGGCGATCTCGCACGCGTGATGGAGCGGCTGGCCGACTACCTGGAGAACCGCGACAACCTGCGCGGCAAGGTGCTCACCGCTTTCATCTACCCGGCCATCGTCGGCTTCGTGTCGCTGTGCATCGTCGTGTTCCTGCTGGGGTATGTGGTGCCGCAGGTCATCGGCGCCTTTGCCCAGGCGAGGCAAGAGCTGCCGGCCATCACCCGCTTCATGCTGGCCGCGAGCGCCTTCGTGCGCGAATGGGGCTGGCTCACTGCCGGGCTGATCGTGGGCGCATGGGTGCTGGCTCGCGCGTCGCTGCGCGATGCGGGGCGGCGATTGCGCTGGCACGGTTTGATATTGCGCATGCCGATGGTGGGGCGCTATGCACTGGGCGTGGACACCGCGCGCTTCGCGTCCACGCTGTCGATCCTCATGGATGCTGGCGTGCCGTTGCTGCGCGCACTCGAGGCCGCGCGGCAGACCTTGGTGAACGAATGGCTCAAGCGCTGCGTGCTCGAAGCCACCGGCCGCGTGAAAGAGGGCACGCCGCTCGCGGCGGCACTGAAGGCGCAAAAGATTTTTCCGTCGAACCTCGTGCACCTGGTGGCCAGCGGCGAGAAGACGGGTGCGCTCGCGGCCATGTTCGAGCGTGCCGCGCTGAACCTCTCCCGTGACCTGGAGCGCCGCGCGATGCGCCTGACCACCTTGCTGGAGCCCGTGATGATCCTTGCGATGGGCGGCGTGGTCATGCTGATCGTGCTCGCCGTGCTCATGCCGATCATGGAAATCAACCAGATGGTGCATTGA
- the gspE gene encoding type II secretion system ATPase GspE codes for MSAVLQATTLPHAWARSQRLIVQHDDGGVPTLLVCQRTPGWAIVEARLLLGELPLRQVGPQEMDALLGNSYADADDAASVVGAVEQQVDLDRLMQDIPAVTDLLDAQDDAPVIRMINALLAQAARDGASDVHLESFETHSVVRYRVDGTLRDVVAPRKALHAALISRIKIMSQLDIAEKRLPQDGRITLRVGGRPIDVRVSTVPTAHGERAVLRLLEKDAGRLRLERLGMAPDTLAELTRLVRQPHGIVLVTGPTGSGKTTTLYAALGQLDLSTSNILTVEDPVEYDLSGIGQIPVHSKIGMTFGAALRAALRQDPDNIMIGEIRDLETAQIAVQSSLTGHGVLASLHTNDAVSAVTRMSDMGIEPFLLSSSLLGVLAQRLVRCLCPACKVQQTKPDGSVAWVPVGCPACGHSGFKGRTGIHELFVVHEDIRRLIHEGGDEQAMRAAAVRHGMRSMREDGQRWVREGITTAEEILRVTRDA; via the coding sequence ATGAGCGCTGTGTTGCAAGCCACCACGCTGCCGCATGCGTGGGCGCGCAGCCAGCGCCTCATCGTGCAGCACGACGATGGCGGCGTGCCGACGCTCCTCGTGTGCCAGCGCACGCCGGGCTGGGCCATCGTCGAGGCGCGCCTGCTGCTGGGCGAACTGCCGCTGCGCCAGGTCGGCCCGCAGGAGATGGACGCGCTGTTGGGCAACAGCTATGCCGATGCCGACGACGCCGCATCGGTGGTCGGCGCGGTGGAGCAGCAGGTCGACCTCGACCGCCTGATGCAGGACATTCCCGCCGTCACCGACCTGCTCGACGCGCAGGACGACGCGCCCGTCATCCGCATGATCAACGCGCTGCTGGCCCAGGCCGCGCGCGATGGCGCCAGCGACGTGCACCTCGAATCCTTCGAGACCCATTCAGTGGTGCGCTACCGCGTCGACGGCACGCTGCGCGACGTGGTGGCGCCGCGCAAGGCGCTGCATGCGGCGCTGATCTCGCGCATCAAGATCATGTCGCAGCTCGACATCGCCGAAAAGCGCCTGCCGCAAGACGGGCGCATCACGCTGCGTGTGGGCGGCCGTCCGATCGACGTGCGCGTGTCCACCGTACCGACCGCGCACGGCGAGCGCGCCGTGCTGCGCCTGCTCGAAAAAGATGCCGGCCGCCTGCGGCTCGAACGCCTGGGCATGGCGCCCGACACGCTGGCCGAACTCACGCGGCTGGTGCGCCAGCCGCACGGCATCGTGCTCGTGACCGGCCCCACCGGCAGCGGCAAGACCACCACGCTGTATGCGGCGCTGGGGCAGCTCGACCTGAGCACCAGCAACATCCTCACCGTCGAAGACCCGGTCGAATACGACCTGTCGGGCATCGGCCAGATTCCCGTGCACAGCAAGATCGGCATGACCTTCGGCGCGGCCTTGCGCGCGGCGCTGCGGCAAGACCCGGACAACATCATGATCGGCGAGATCCGCGACCTGGAGACCGCGCAGATCGCGGTGCAGTCCTCGCTCACCGGGCATGGCGTGCTGGCCTCGCTGCACACCAACGATGCCGTCTCCGCCGTCACCCGCATGAGCGACATGGGCATCGAGCCCTTCCTGCTGTCCTCTTCGCTGCTGGGCGTGCTCGCGCAGCGGCTGGTGCGCTGCCTGTGCCCCGCATGCAAGGTGCAGCAGACCAAACCCGACGGCAGCGTGGCCTGGGTGCCGGTGGGCTGCCCGGCCTGCGGACATTCGGGCTTCAAGGGGCGCACCGGCATCCACGAACTGTTCGTGGTGCATGAAGACATCCGGCGCCTGATCCACGAAGGCGGCGACGAACAGGCCATGCGCGCCGCGGCGGTGCGGCACGGCATGCGCTCCATGCGCGAAGACGGGCAGCGCTGGGTGCGCGAAGGCATCACCACCGCCGAGGAGATCCTGCGCGTGACGCGCGACGCCTGA
- a CDS encoding substrate-binding domain-containing protein → MNAKFKTVALSAVMMAGLMAAGAVSAQTAVGGGATLPEALYKDLLPSGVGLTDYTYTGTGSGAGKKAFLNNNPQATSGSEFRDESQSTRPIWPTTQSVHFAGSDSALTQAELDAYNPAHLSGWGPVIQVTGVGTAVLVPYKRSGIANLNLTDAQMCAVFSNKTGGQTWGQLRGTSDTTTVKVIYRTETSGTTELLSRYLKAACPTSNFTISNSFATVVGTALTGGTIPAHWVGATGSDGVKAALTTDSRLGYLSPDPAYTGSSNAVVARVNGNLPTAASIQTALGAQSLPLTGDATKPLNWVPAYVKPTPATGTGSVYPIFGTTNLLVNQCYANAGAQAKVLDFLTRLYDTDVEPHNFVNVPAAWKTAITNNFLTASSNLGIGNTNVCNGIGRP, encoded by the coding sequence ATGAATGCAAAGTTCAAGACGGTCGCCCTGTCGGCCGTGATGATGGCGGGTTTGATGGCTGCCGGTGCCGTGTCGGCGCAGACCGCTGTTGGCGGTGGCGCAACCTTGCCCGAGGCCCTGTACAAGGATCTTCTCCCCAGCGGCGTGGGCCTCACGGACTACACCTACACCGGCACGGGCAGCGGCGCCGGCAAGAAGGCATTCCTGAACAACAACCCGCAAGCCACGAGCGGCAGCGAGTTCCGTGACGAGAGCCAATCGACCCGTCCGATCTGGCCGACGACCCAGTCGGTGCATTTCGCCGGCAGCGATTCCGCGCTGACCCAGGCCGAGCTGGATGCCTACAACCCCGCCCACCTCAGCGGCTGGGGTCCGGTGATCCAGGTGACCGGCGTGGGCACGGCAGTGCTGGTTCCCTACAAGCGTTCAGGCATCGCCAACCTCAACCTGACCGACGCACAGATGTGCGCCGTCTTCTCGAACAAGACCGGCGGCCAGACCTGGGGCCAACTGCGCGGCACCAGCGACACCACGACCGTCAAGGTGATCTATCGCACCGAAACCAGCGGCACCACCGAGCTGCTGAGCCGCTATCTGAAGGCCGCTTGCCCCACCTCCAACTTCACGATCTCGAACAGCTTCGCGACCGTGGTCGGCACCGCGCTCACGGGCGGCACGATTCCCGCTCACTGGGTCGGCGCGACGGGCAGCGACGGCGTGAAAGCCGCCCTGACCACCGACAGCCGCCTCGGCTACCTGAGCCCCGATCCGGCCTACACGGGCAGCAGCAACGCAGTCGTTGCCCGCGTCAACGGCAACCTGCCGACCGCCGCCTCGATCCAGACGGCTCTCGGCGCGCAATCGCTGCCGCTGACCGGCGATGCCACCAAGCCGCTGAACTGGGTTCCCGCGTACGTGAAGCCGACCCCGGCCACCGGTACGGGTTCGGTCTACCCGATCTTCGGCACGACCAACCTGCTGGTGAACCAGTGCTACGCGAACGCCGGCGCACAAGCCAAGGTCCTGGACTTCCTGACGCGCCTGTATGACACCGACGTCGAGCCGCACAACTTCGTCAACGTCCCGGCTGCCTGGAAGACCGCGATCACCAACAACTTCCTGACGGCGAGCAGCAACCTGGGCATTGGCAACACCAACGTCTGCAACGGCATCGGCCGTCCGTAA
- the gspL gene encoding type II secretion system protein GspL has translation MKVDLLRLMLPPWTGCDAPDVAVRCGYRQPDGRWRDGGVQTLSAIAADFSARRLEVALHPGDVPMAAFTLPPLSGRRLQAAVRGAIEPCALQPLDSLVIGFGPRGADGVVPAAWIARHAMNGWLALLRKHGLAVRELQLPAAFLPCPVEGWVACQIDRWLVVRTGPSHGFTQWLPEGTDRTAGLTAAQADSDAALPAVQWAGDGDPAEGWSGDGWRWALSAGNAGSGGVGAALVGPAVGWGVVAVAVWLTGLNVYANQLASQGQTLKRQMAARVKAAFPEVPVVVDPVKQAKQQKEAIAAGVVPSVSGDATGLMRAAAGLLAQTAPGQVQGLRYAAGELRVRWREGAAPGAEAWHALQAKATEQGLAVQSDTDGMRVTVASSAPMADSATVKKGAP, from the coding sequence GTGAAGGTCGACCTGCTGCGCCTGATGCTGCCGCCGTGGACGGGCTGCGATGCGCCCGATGTTGCCGTGCGCTGCGGCTACCGCCAGCCCGATGGGCGCTGGCGCGATGGCGGCGTGCAAACGCTGTCGGCCATCGCCGCAGACTTCAGCGCGAGGCGGCTCGAAGTTGCCCTGCATCCCGGCGACGTGCCGATGGCCGCGTTCACGCTGCCACCGCTGTCGGGCCGGCGCCTGCAGGCGGCGGTGCGGGGCGCCATCGAGCCTTGTGCGCTGCAGCCGTTGGACAGCCTTGTGATCGGCTTCGGCCCGCGCGGGGCAGACGGCGTGGTGCCCGCCGCATGGATCGCGCGCCACGCAATGAACGGCTGGCTCGCGTTGCTGCGAAAACACGGGCTGGCGGTGCGCGAGCTGCAACTCCCCGCCGCCTTCCTGCCGTGCCCGGTGGAGGGTTGGGTCGCGTGCCAGATCGACCGCTGGCTCGTGGTCCGCACCGGGCCGAGCCACGGTTTCACGCAGTGGCTGCCTGAAGGCACGGACCGCACGGCTGGCCTCACGGCAGCGCAAGCGGACAGCGATGCGGCGCTCCCGGCCGTGCAGTGGGCCGGTGACGGCGATCCGGCCGAAGGCTGGTCGGGCGACGGCTGGCGCTGGGCGCTGTCGGCGGGCAACGCGGGGTCTGGCGGAGTTGGCGCAGCGCTGGTCGGGCCAGCGGTCGGCTGGGGTGTCGTCGCCGTTGCCGTGTGGCTGACCGGCTTGAATGTCTACGCGAACCAACTGGCGTCGCAAGGGCAGACGCTGAAGCGCCAGATGGCGGCGCGCGTGAAGGCGGCCTTTCCGGAAGTGCCGGTGGTCGTCGATCCGGTGAAGCAGGCGAAGCAGCAGAAAGAGGCGATCGCGGCCGGCGTGGTGCCGTCGGTCTCCGGCGATGCCACGGGTCTCATGCGCGCGGCCGCGGGCTTGCTGGCGCAGACCGCGCCCGGACAGGTGCAAGGGCTGCGCTATGCGGCGGGCGAGCTGCGTGTCCGCTGGCGTGAGGGCGCCGCGCCGGGTGCGGAGGCATGGCACGCCCTGCAGGCGAAGGCCACCGAACAAGGGCTGGCCGTTCAAAGCGACACGGATGGCATGCGCGTGACCGTGGCAAGCAGCGCACCCATGGCTGACAGCGCCACCGTCAAGAAAGGCGCGCCGTGA